Proteins encoded by one window of Lycium barbarum isolate Lr01 chromosome 11, ASM1917538v2, whole genome shotgun sequence:
- the LOC132620379 gene encoding zinc finger CCCH domain-containing protein 44-like, translating to MDESQPIVAGDYAMIVAGAEKRKRGRPPRGQAVKPPRVQAVKVQRVVEEDEEEDVCFICFDGGSLVLCDRKGCPKAYHPSCIKRDEEFFSNNAKWFCGWHICSVCEKASHYMCYTCTFSLCKGCTKNADYFRVRGKKGFCSMCMRTIMLIENKDQGNNEKVQVDFDDKGSWEYLFKLYWVYLRDKLSLTVSELIQAKNPEKESDRIQELTYGHYVANAKGEGSIMAQCKMNEKTAAHGTNVLEKLGNRAIVDQAVDGSGSETSIASLSTANSASANISETDEVWHYRDPNGKTQGSFSMTQLRKWSKLGLFPLDMRIWTNDEYHDAVLLNDALNGLFRKAPPVHGKTRSQSQEPRPASDDRNGAGCGSSPATGRECREMEVPCHHCASKDSNGNAENVRMDGLSAPLPKFLDLMNGSNSYSDKLQLCGPDPSSHHGEVHVALPSKERGHENVELCIATGQVKSLNSDSNSRNNQPNNQSYVGQSSGQNWGSSIGSRISINLDNGLPSGTNSKDSFEQKDNMNLPDRPSPAKKTTYDDIEAQAAEKLLSLSSGVPLRASDIQDWSSSNPKSYGEAKVGQEPAGNKESAPSKLSVQDSGRSWSSDSSLADEQDGNSPTTVEPSAEEWDSSLVSISSLKPAEAVSDHVATRTATPIADQLDHTSTSLQMSNLSTWQATVNEPIEFSTLAEESVSDLLAEVDAMESQTQSDMGSPTSAMRFSEQMIPGYKNFILALFEDLSPTRDPAKSDGLSSNGDIKLPCQSPVADELVGPSQADAFDPLKRSDGNSSNEQRRRI from the exons GGGTTGTCCGAAGGCATACCATCCATCTTGTATTAAGCGGGACGAGGAATTTTTCAGCAACAATGCTAAATGGTTCTGTG GTTGGCATATTTGTAGTGTGTGTGAGAAGGCTTCCCACTATATGTGCTATACTTGTACATTCTCATTGTGCAAGGGATGTACAAAAAATGCTGATTACTTCCGTGTTCGAGGAAAAAAAGGCTTTTGCTCAATGTGCATGAGAACTATCATGCTGATTGAGAATAAAGACCAAGGGAACAACGAAAAG GTTCAAGTAGATTTTGATGACAAAGGCAGCTGGGAGTATCTTTTCAAGTTGTATTGGGTATACTTGAGAGACAAGCTATCACTAACAGTAAGTGAACTCATTCAAGCTAAAAATCCCGAGAAAGAATCAGATAGGATACAGGAACTGACATATGGTCATTATGTTGCAAATG CTAAAGGAGAGGGATCTATCATGGCTCAGTGCAAAATGAATGAGAAAACAGCGGCTCATGGAACTAATGTCTTGGAGAAGCTAGGAAATCGAGCTATTGTTGACCAGGCTGTGGATGGGTCTGGATCCGAAACTTCAATTGCAAGTCTCTCAACAGCGAACTCAGCATCCGCTAATATCAGTGAAACAGATGAAGTGTGGCATTACCGTGACCCTAATGGTAAAACGCAAGGATCATTTTCAATGACGCAATTGAGGAAATGGAGTAAATTGGGGCTTTTCCCACTTGATATGCGGATATGGACAAATGATGAGTATCATGACGCAGTACTTTTAAATGATGCACTAAATGGGCTGTTCCGTAAAGCCCCTCCAGTTCATGGAAAGACAAGAAGCCAGTCTCAGGAGCCTCGACCTGCCTCTGATGACAGAAATGGTGCTGGGTGTGGAAGTTCTCCTGCAACAGGAAGAGAATGCAGAGAAATGGAGGTACCTTGCCACCACTGTGCAAGTAAAGATTCAAATGGAAATGCTGAGAATGTAAGGATGGATGGGCTGTCTGCTCCTTTGCCAAAATTTTTGGACTTGATGAATGGAAGTAATTCTTATTCAGACAAACTCCAACTGTGTGGCCCAGACCCTTCGTCCCATCATGGGGAGGTACATGTAGCTCTTCCAAGTAAGGAAAGAGGTCATGAAAATGTGGAGCTTTGCATTGCCACAGGTCAAGTAAAATCCCTGAATAGTGATAGTAACAGTCgtaataaccaacctaacaaccagAGTTATGTAGGACAGTCTTCTGGACAGAATTGGGGGTCCTCAATCGGTAGCAGAATTTCGATTAACTTGGACAATGGTCTTCCTTCAGGTACCAATTCAAAAGATTCATTTGAGCAGAAAGATAACATGAATCTTCCAGATCGGCCAAGTCCTGCCAAAAAAACAACCTACGACGATATTGAAGCTCAGGCTGCTGAAAAGCTGCTTTCTTTGAGTTCAGGTGTTCCTCTTCGTGCTTCAGATATCCAAGATTGGTCTAGTTCTAATCCAAAGTCCTATGGTGAAGCTAAAGTTGGACAGGAGCCAGCTGGAAACAAAGAATCTGCTCCTTCTAAGCTTTCTGTGCAGGATTCGGGCCGTAGCTGGAGTAGTGATTCTAGTCTAGCTGATGAACAGGATGGAAATTCACCAACTACTGTTGAACCATCTGCTGAAGAATGGGATTCAAGTCTTGTCTCCATTTCTTCGTTGAAGCCAGCTGAAGCAGTGAGTGATCATGTTGCCACACGCACGGCCACTCCGATTGCAGATCAACTTGATCATACTTCTACATCTCTTCAGATGTCAAACTTATCAACCTGGCAGGCTACTGTTAATGAGCCTATTGAGTTCAGCACTTTGGCTGAAGAGTCGGTGTCAGATCTATTGGCAGAAGTTGATGCAATGGAATCTCAAACTCAAAGTGATATGGGTTCACCTACTTCAGCAATGAGGTTTAGTGAGCAGATGATACCAGGTTACAAAAACTTTATTTTAGCTCTGTTTGAGGACTTGAGTCCTACGCGTGATCCTGCAAAAAGTGACGGCTTGAGCTCAAATGGAGATATAAAGCTGCCTTGTCAATCACCTGTGGCAGATGAGCTAGTTGGGCCATCTCAAGCTGATGCATTTGACCCTTTAAAAAGGTCTGATGGAAATTCATCTAATGAACAACGAAGGAGAATCTAA